GCGCTATCGTATAAAACTGCGACGACACATAGCCGTTATTGAGCACCGACCAATCGGGTGTATTGGAGAGATTGTCCGATGTATAACGCACGCCTCCATCGTTGGCACTGAGCATCTGATTGGGATTGGACGAAAAAAACAAAAGTTCGTGTTGATCTGGATGGTGATTGGGGTACTTGGTCCCCCCAGACCCCTCTGGATCATACCCTCCAATCCACGCACTATTAGGTCCCCGAAAACCGTTGTCTGAGCGGTACAGGTTGGTCCCGCCGATGTATACCACATCCTCGTCTGTAGGATGTACTCGTACGATCAGGTTGTAACCGTCCTGGGTATCCAGTGCTGGCAGGGTATCACTCACTCCAGGGAGATTGATGGATCGATCCAACCATCGATTTTGATTGTATTTCCACAGGGACAGTTGGTCTCCGTCCGTCAAAAAATATAGTGCATCTTCGTTGCTTGGTGCAAAAGCCATGACCGTACGATGATGCACCAAGGGTAGATCTGCTGGCGTGATAGAATCCCAAGTATCGGTCGCCGGATCATAGACATAGTACCCGGCATATCTCGTGTGATAACCTAGCGCAGTGAACGAACTGAGCGTGGCATAAATTTTCCCAGAAGGGGTAATCATTACATTCGTATAAAAGGGTGCTCCGGAATCGTTGAGATCTTCTATGGGCGGGGTGAGAGACTCTGGGTGAAGCAAATCTGGCCCTAGCACGACCTCCCAAGAAGCCCCCTGATCCTCAGAACGCACAATACAACCATAGAGTGCCGCATAGATGACTCCTTCAGGATCGATGGCAATGCTCCACACATAATTGAATGGACTCTCAAAATCCTCTGGACGATCGTTGGATGTGGACGGTAAGATGTCCCAAGATACTCCTCCATCCACTGATCGATATATTCCGTCACCTCTCAGCGGCGCACCAATCGAGCGTGACGAATTGCCTCGTAGTTCGCCGGTACCGTAATACCACTCCTTCTCGTGCCCACTACGTTTGTCTTGTACTAGACAAGTCACACTATTGAGCGCAGAAGGACTCGTAGTACGTGTCCAATTGTTGCCACGATTGGTAGAGCGATACATCCCTCCAGACACTCCTCCCGCCAGCAGTATATTTTCGTCTGTCACGTCGATAGCCAAAGCTCTCGTACGTCCTCCAACATTGGTTGGTCCGAGAGGTTTCCATTCGCTCTGATTGACACGCGCACTCGCTCTATGCTTGACCCACTGGCGCTGTGCATAGGATATTTCATCATGATGAATCAAAGCAGGAATAGCGTGTGTCACCGGGTTCACAAGCTGCCTCAATTCGTATTCCAGTCTCAGTTGCGGATTTTCTTGCGTACCAATTGCACTCGGTGCATCGATGATTGCTAGGTCAGACTTCGTGACGGATCGATCCTCACAGCCCATCTCCGCCAAAATGGACAAGATCAGTATCCATCCTAGACATATTCTTTTCGTTCTCTTCATAAGCTCAGTATAAACCCCAAAACACTCCCTAAGGCTGAGGTTCAGAGTCTTGGCAAATTAATAAAAGCTACGCACTCTCAAGGTCACCATAGACTGCAATAATGTATTTTTTAAGTTTAGATACTTGTTGTATTTTTAAGCCCGAATAGTTGAATCTATCTAAAGCAACATATGAACAGTCGCAATTTTATCTGGTATGCCCTTCCCATGATGTTATTTCTCGCCTTGATGTGGTTGTACGAACCGTGGTTCTATCAGCGATACATCGTGAGTGATGACATCAATGACATCAAAAAAAGAAACTTCACCATCGTCGGACACAAAGGTGCCTCTGGGGTCGCTCCAGAAAACACCTTGGCGGCCTTTCAAAAAGCCATGGACATGGGGGCAGACATGGTAGAGATAGATGTGCACTACACCCTTGATGGAGAAGTGGTGGTCTTTCACGACGAAGACGTAGATCGCACCACCAATGGAACCGGGAAAATCCACAAAATGACACTCGAAGAGGTAAAAAAGCTCGATGCAGGATCGTGGTTTGGTGATCACGAACAGTACCGTGGAGAGAGAATACCTACACTCCAAGAGACGCTTGACCTCATACATGGCAAAATGGAATGCGTCATTGACATCAAATCAAAAGGTCATGAATACTACGACGGGTTCGCTAAACGTGTGGTCGAAATCATCGAAGAAAAAGGAGCCAAAGACTGGGCTGTCGTACAGGCCTATGATGAAGCCTATCTTGAAGAAGCCTATGAGGCTGATTCTACCATTCAACTCAAGAAAATCATGATGGGTGAAGATGAAACCCACCTACTGGCTTTCTACATCAACGCCAAGACCTTCACGGATCACCGCAACAAGCATGAGTTTTTTGGCACCCTCAACCCACACTTCACCACGCTTTCCCAGCGCAGATTGTTTCGTTTCAAAGCACGGGGATACAAAGTATTCACCTATGTAGTCAACGAGCGTGAAGACATGATCAAAATGCTCAACATGGGAGTTGATGGCATCATCACGGACTTTCCAGACAGGATGGTTCAAGTCCGAAAAGAGCTTGAGGAGATCGATAAACAGCGTTTGGCAGAAAACAACTAGACGTATCTTGACTATCCAATTCAAAAACGGCGAAGAATACTACAACAAGATCTACACCGTCTTCAACCTCAGCGTTGCAATCACCCTCTTGCCGTTTGGCTACTTGGTACTGGAAAAGCACAGCGGTAGACTAGAAAGCTTACCCATCAGTTCGTGGCAGCTTTGGGTGATCACCCTGCCTCTCCTATTGATCATTGCGCTATTGATCCGATGGTCACAGCACACCTTCAAAGCAGAAAAAGAGGCCGCTAGGCAGGTCGAAGGCCTTCGCCCCAAACTCTTGGCATTCTACAACTGCCTTTTCAAGCGATTCGCTGTGTTCACAGGCATCAGTGGTCTGAGTACTGTCATGCTCTACCTCACAGGCAGTGGTTTTTTCATCATGGCCTACGTTGGGGCTATGATCTTCCTATCACTAAGCAGACCCACACTCAACCTAATCATCGAGGCGCTACAGCTCAACCCCACCGACGAACAAATTCTAATAGAGAAAAAAGACATCCCCTAGAGAAATGGTTACCCAAAAAAGAAACCCCATCCTTTTGTCAAGGATGGGGTTTCTTTTTTTCGACAAAGGCAACACGCCTTGTCTCACAATACTCATTTTCTATTATCCTTGGATACCAACTCCTTCGGCCATCACATAGTATCTTGGGTCATCCACATCTGAGAGGATGATCTCTTCAAATTTCGGATTGGCTTTCATCAATATGTTTTTACAATCAGGGCTGAGATGTTTCAGCTTCAGTGACTTCCCTGCCTCTTCGTACTTGTTTACTATATTTTGAATGGCTTCTACTCCCGAATGGTCGGAAACTTTCGAATCGATGAAATCAATCTCCACCTTGTCCGGATCTTCGCTAAGGGTAAACTTGGAATTGAACCCTGTCACAGATCCAAAAAACAATGGTCCCCAAATTTCATACACTTTGGTACCATCCTCTTTGATGGTTTTGCGTGCACGGATCTTAGTTGCATTTTGCCATGCAAAGACCAAGGCAGATACAATCACACCACATACGACCGCAATAGCCAAATCGAAGATCACGGTCACTCCAGATACCAAGACCAATACAAAGGCATCCGCCAATGGGATTTTGTGCAGGATTCTAAAACTCGACCAAGCAAAAGTACCAATCACTACCATAAACATGACCCCCACCAATGCCGCAATTGGGATCTGCTCAATGTATGGAGACAAAAACAAAATGAATGACAACAGCATCAAAGCTGCCACGACACCTGAGAGGCGACCTCTCCCTCCCGAGTTGACATTGATCATAGACTGCCCAATCATGGCACAGCCTCCCATCCCTCCAAAAAAACCATTCAATATATTCGCGCCACCTTGAGCAATACACTCCCTGTTGCTACTACCACGTGTCTCTGTGATCTCATCGATGAGTGTCAATGTCATCAATGACTCAATCAAACCAATCGCCGCTAGGATCAGCGCATAAGGAAAGATAAACACCAAAGTCTCCCAGGTCAGTGGAATCTGCGGAATCATAAACGACGGCAAACCACCCTTGATCCCTTCTCCTCCACTCGCCTGCACAAACGACTGTACAGTAGCAGTATCAATACCTCCAAAAATGACAATCAAGGATACCGCTACAATGGCAACCAACCCTGCGGGCACCTTCGAAGTGAGCTTAGGCAATCCAAACATGATACCCATAGTCACCGCTACCAAGCCCAGCATGGTCATCAAATCTGACGTAGGGAGCCATTCGCCTCCCATCTTGAACATCCCCAACTGAGACAGAAAGATTACAATGGCCAAGCCATTGACAAAACCAAGCATCACAGGATGCGGAATCAAACGCACAAACTTGCCGAGTTTGAATACACCAGCAGCCATCTGCAGCAATCCCATGACCACCAAGGTCGCAAACAAATACTGAACTCCTGCGCTCTCGACTCCCGGCATCATATCATTGCCTTCCTTGACCAGAGACACCATCACCACAGCGAGTGCTCCTGTAGCACCTGAGATCATCCCGGGTCTACCGCCAAACAATGCTGTGACCAGCCCTACCATAAACGCACCGTACAACCCAATCAAAGGATCAATGTCCGCCACGAAAGCAAATGCTACAGCCTCAGGCACGAGAGCCAAAGCAACCGTGATTCCGGACAAAATATCATTCTTGGCATTCTTGGTTTTGTTCTTAATCAATTCAAACATGATGTTTTTCGATTTTTCTAATTTGAGGCGCAAACTTAGCAAGGCTATCCATCAATCGCACAGAATCCTGCGAAATCTCCAACAATTAGGAATTTTACCGATGTTTTGATCCTCCAACCCGGCCGATACCCACCCAAAGAAAACCAAGCACTCACGCAACATCTATCCCCTACCTAGGTGGAGATTTCAAATCTCGAATCCAAAACTTTTTAAAAGTGTGGCTATGTTTGCGGCCAAATTCATCAACCAACCGCTGAATCAAATACAATAAGCATGTCAGAAAAAAGAGTAGTAGTAACAGGAATGGGAGCCGTCACTCCCCTAGGTAATGATGTCAAGACTTTTTGGGAAAACGCCGTAAAAGGCACCAGTGGAGCAGCCAAAATCACACGGTTCAACCCTGAGAAGTTCAAAACCCAATTTGCCTGTGAAGTCAAAAATTTTGATCCCAAACTACGCCTCGATCGCAACGAAATCAAACGTACTGACCTCTACTCCCAATACGGAATTGACGCGGCGATTCAAGCCATCGAAGACTCTGGATTTGATTTTTCAGCCATGGACCCCTTTGATGTAGGAGTCGTATGGGGCACTGGACAAGGCGGACTGGAAACCTTGGAAAAGGAAGTCCAAAACTATACTACCAACGGTTTCGAGCCTAAATTCAATCCCTTCCTCATACCAAAGATGCTTGGCAACATGGCGGGAGGTATGATCGCTCTTCGCTATGGATTCATGGGCATCAACTTCTCCACGGTATCGGCCTGCGCCACCTCCAACACCTCCATCATGGATGCCATGAACTACATCAAACTCGGCAAAGCCAAGATCATTGTCACTGGCGGATCAGAGGCTCCCGTGACCGAGGCGTCTATTGGCGGGTTCAGCGCCATGAAAGCTCTCTCTACCAGAAACGACTCCCCTGAAACAGCTTCTCGACCCTACGACCCTGACCGTGACGGATTCGTGATGGGAGAAGGTGGCGGAGCACTTGTACTCGAAGACTATGACCATGCCAAAGCTCGTGGCGCACACATCTATGCAGAACTCGTCGGCGCATCAATGACCAATGATGCCTACCATATGACTGCCACTCACCCCGAAGGGTTGGGCGCATATCAAGCCATGAAACTGGCACTAAACGAAGGAAAGATCACCCCCTCCGAAGTAGACTACATCAACACCCACTCTACCTCTACCCCGGTAGGCGACATCAGTGAGCCGCAAGCCATCCGTCGCTTGATGGATGGACACGACAACAACGCATCCATCAGTGGCACCAAATCCATGACAGGCCACTTGCTCGGAGCGGCTGGAGTCGTAGAAGCAATCCTATCGATCCACAGCATCACACACAACATCATCCCGCCAACTATCAACACCGAATCGATCGACCCTGTAATCGGAGATGATCTCGATATCGTCATCCGAGAAGCCCGCGAAAAAGAAGTAAAAGTAGCCATGAGCAACACCTTCGGTTTTGGAGGGCACAACGGGATCGCACTGTTCAAAGAGTTCGCCTAAATCATCGGCGATGATGAGCTTATTTGAAACGACTTGTTTCAAGTATTCGGCGAATTATCTATATTGAGCGAGGTTAGGTATTGATCAAGCCAGCCTTACTTAACCTCGCTCAATCAGTTTTGGAACATTATCTAATTATCTCACTAAAGATATAGTATGGATATTGACGTCAAAACGTTGTTTCTCTTGTTTTCGGCTGGCAATTTCATTGCACTCCTGTTTTTTGCAGCATACACGCTACTCTATGGGGACCGTACTCCTATCCTACTTCTCTTCATTTGTGCCAAAACTCTTGCGACGATCCAGTGGATGTTCTTTGCCTTACGTGGGACTATCCACCACGACTATTCCATTGTGCTCGCCAATATACTATTGATTTTCTCCCTCTTCTTTGAGATCTACTGCATCAGCTACGCCAAGCAAACCTTCGACCTCAAGCATTTCCTCAGGCTCAATATCATCCCTGTCGGAATCAGCCTCTTCTTTTTTGTATTTGCAGGACACCCCTCTCACATCCGTGTTTTGATCGGCTCGGCGATAGTCGCGATCTACTTTCTCGGAGGAGGTATCAATATCCTACTTGGACGTCACAATACCCGCATCCAAAAAATCATCGGACTGGCTTACTTCCTCGTTGCCTTATTTTTTGTCTTTCGATCGTTTTGGGCCCTCTCCGCAGACACCTCTATCGCCCTCCTGACCGACTCCCATGTACAGGTCATCAGTTATATCCTTCTCTTTCTGGTATCCTCCCCCATGTCGATTGCCTTGCTATTGATACTCAAAGAGCAAGACAACCTACAACTCCAGTACCTCAATCAAAGCAAAGACAAGTTTTACTCCATCATTGCCCATGACCTCCGTGGCCCTCTGAGCAATCTACTCCAACTGGGAGACCTCATCCACGACGAACAATACAAATACGACGAAACGAGCCGCAACACACTCATTACTTCTGCCTTCAAAAATGCCAAACTCACCTACAACTTGCTCGATAGTCTCCTCGAATGGGCCAGTGCCAATTCGGGACTCATGACCTACGCGCCACGGCAACTCTCACTCGAATCGATGGCCGAAGAATGCATCAACTTCTATACGCTCAAAGCAGAAGCCAAAAACATCACGCTCATCAATTCGCTCCGTCCAACATCCTCAGTCTACGCAGACTATGACATGACCCTCACGGTGCTGCGCAACTTACTATCCAATGCCCTGAAGTTCACCCCGAAGGGAGGCACTATTGAATTCATCGCTCAAGAAGGACCAGAACACTACCTATCAATAGGTGTCAAGGACTCCGGTATAGGCATGAGTCAAGAAATCATTGAGCAAGTATTTAGTTTAAAAATACTAACCAGTACTACCGGAGTAGAAAACGAAAAAGGTTTTGGCTTGGGCCTGAAACTGTGCAAGGATTTTGTCACCAGAAACAAGGGAGGAATCTGGATCGATAGCAAACTTGGACAGGGGAGCACCGTCTGGTTTAGTCTACCAGTGGCTCGAAAAAATCGCCCCTAATTTTTCCTACCCTACAAGACAAAATAAATCCCCCAAAGGACAACCAAAACCCATATTTTTCGATAAATTCATCCAATTTATTTTGAATGATTTTTCAATGATTCATCCTAAAACAGAACTAAAATTCATCAACGATGTGGTGGGATACGGGGTATTCGCCACTCAACTCATCCCTGAGGGGACGATCGTGTATGTCAAAGACAGTTTGGAGCTGGTCATCGCTCCCAATGAATACCGACAACACAACCATGAAATGCGAGAAGTCATTGACAAATACTCGTACATCGACGAATCTGGCAACAGAATCGTAAGCTGGGACTTTGCCAAGTATGTCAACCACTGTTGCAACTGCAACAGCATCAGTACAGGCTATGGATTTGAGATCGCCATACGAGACATCCACCCAGGCGAACAGATCACGGATGAATACGGGATATTCAACATCGACCAAGAAATGGAATTGGTCTGTGGGGAATCGTGCTGTCGCAAAAAAATCGCACTCGATGATTTTGACAAACACTACGAAGCATGGGATGCGAAGATCAAAAAATCGATCGCTCAACTCCCTCAAGTAGCACAGCCTCTTATGGGCTTTGTCAATGAAGAGACTAGAGAAGAACTGGACCGCTATTTTGCGAATGCAGACCAATACAAATCCGTCTATGCGCTCAAGTACCATGGCGACCTATATGTCGAGCAGGATCGTACACCCATCGCTACTCTACCGCTAGACAACCACATGGCTCCATCAGCCATGGCTAGATAAATCGTACTGACGAGCACAAAATACTAACCCATCGAGAGCATCTCTTGATGGGTTTTTCATGCATTGCTCTCAATCAAATAACGCAGCATAGGCTGGCGGCATGGCTTCCAATGGTCGAATCTCCGCTCCTTTGTAGTACACTTCAGCCGCTTCACTTTGGAGCTGTATCTTGCCTCGGATCAGAGGGGTCATCTGGCCATCCTTCTCGTACCTTGAGTGACGCAGCACCATGACGATCTGCCCATTGACTATATGGACACTCTTGTCTTCAAAGCATATCAAATCCAAAGTCGTCCACTCTCCTGCTACTTCATGATTGGCACTACGCATGCAGTAGCCTCCGCTCTCTTGACCCTGCCCCATGGGCAAAAAAGGCTGACTCACATCCGCTACAGGACTCATGACTCCCTCTGGAATATATGCTCGGATGTCAATGGCCGAAGTGGCCTGACTCCAATAGTCTCCCATGTGCCCCTCCATGATCTGAAACTCCTGCGACAACATCCAGCTCCGCCAATACTCCACACCAGGTTCGCCAATGGAGTGGTACAATATCCCGGCGTCCTTGAGCAAATGCTCTCTTGGTGGCCATTGCTTGTCTCCCCATTTGACCTGTATCCTAAAGTGATAGTTGTCATACGCTACTTTGCTGATCGCACATCCGTAGTATTCACCACTGACTTGTAGTACGGGTTCCCCATCTTGCTCAACCATTTGGAAAACACCGTAGCCTTCGGGGTTGAGTCCCACCGGCGGAATCTCCACACTGTCCTCGTCTAGAGGCACTGCTCCCTGATAACCATACTGATGCTTGTAGCTGAGATAGGTATCCCACTGTGTCATGTCCGCATCAAAGAGCGGCTCCCACTTCGATTCTTGACAACTGATGAAGACTCCGGCCAAAACCATGGCTAAAAAACCGTGACTATTCAAAATTGATTTCATAAGCTAAAGAGACTATTTGGGTAAACTTACTTCTCTCTATCGACACACCAAAATTCACGTACAACGAAGGGGCGTACAAACAGAAAAAGGCCACACCTACTGTGTGGCCTTTTGTCAACTATTGCTATGTAAGGGGATTCTATCTTTATGAGTTGCTCATCTCTTCGAATTTCTTCTTGATTTCAGCTTTGGTCTGCTCAAGCTCATTGGCCATGTTGTCGTAGGTTCTACTCACGTCTGATTTCACGGCGTTCCAGTTGTCCTTGGTTGAGCTTTTGACTTCTGCCAATGCATTGGACACATCCTTTTTGGTTGCTTCAAGTTCTTCCACCGCCTCTTCGAAGTTTCGCTCTACAGGACCTTCATCGATGTTCATTCTATCCTTGAGGTCATCTATCGAATCATCGATATCGTTTTCCATGGTCTCCAATTTTTCAACCAGCTCTTCTTTTTGTTGCTTGAAATCGTCTGCCAATTCGTTTTTATCTTCTTTGTCACTTTTTGCTTTCTCTGAACAAGAGGCAAAGGTCAACACCGCGATCATTACAAGTGAAACAAGTGACCATGCTGCTGTATGTTTGAATTTTATAGTTTTCATAGTTGTTATTATTTGGTATGCCTAGTAGTGTCGAAAAAGCATGCCAGACTAGCGTATGGTACTCCAATAGGCTATTTGTCCGCTCTGGCCTGCTACATGGTTCTACACTCTGTGGTGATGACTGCACAGAGTGTGGAAAATCCATGTCGTACAAAAGACCAAAAGCCACTTCATTAACGCAACAATATTGCAAGTAAGATGCTTTGAATCATCTTTGCCACTCACAACACATCAAAACTCATGCATACACCCCAGCACTACGACGCAATCATCATAGGTGGCAGCTACTCTGGTCTATCAGCAGCGATGGCTCTCGGTCGCTCCCTCAAAACCGTACTACTCATCGACAGTGGAGAGCCCTGCAATCGGCAAACCCCACATTCTCACAACTTCCTCACTCAAGATGGAAGCACTCCTGCGCACATCTCCCAGTTGTCCAAACAACAGGTCCTCAACTATCCTACCATCACATGGCTGGATGATCGAGCGATTCGAGGGCAGCACGAAGACCAGGTGTTTAGGATCCGTACAGCCAGTGGACACGACTATACCAGCAGCAAACTCCTCCTCGCCATGGGGGTCAAGGATCAAATGCTCCCAATCCCTGGGTTTGCCGATTGCTGGGGGATTTCAATCATCCATTGCCCGTTTTGTCACGGCTATGAAGTCAAAAACCAGCCCACCGGCATACTGGCCAATGGAGACAGGGCGGCATTTATGGCACAGCTCCTGGCCAACTGGACCACTGACTTGCGCATCCTCACCAACGGTCCCTCCACGCTCACCATCGAGCAACATGCTACACTTGCCCAAGCAGGCATAGCAGTCATCGAAGAGCACATTTCAGCATTTGAGCATCGCGACGGCCAATTGCATAGCGTCCAATATCAAAACGGGGACAACTTGCCTCTCCCTGTACTCTACGCCCATGCTCCCAATGCCCTCCCTACGGATCTGGCAGTACAACTGAGCTGTACATTGACAGACGAAGGATTGATCCTCGTAGATTCCATGCAGCAGACCAATATTCCGGGACTCTATGCTTCGGGTGATTGTACGACTCCACTCAGAAGTGTCGCCAATGCCGTAGCAAGTGGCCAAATGGCCGGAGTGGCTATACTCAAGAGTTTTCAGTTTCCTGAATAAAAAGTAGGGAGCAGTCCCATACGGACTGCTCCCTACTTCAAACCTCTCACTGGCCCGCCA
The DNA window shown above is from Reichenbachiella sp. 5M10 and carries:
- a CDS encoding SET domain-containing protein; the protein is MIHPKTELKFINDVVGYGVFATQLIPEGTIVYVKDSLELVIAPNEYRQHNHEMREVIDKYSYIDESGNRIVSWDFAKYVNHCCNCNSISTGYGFEIAIRDIHPGEQITDEYGIFNIDQEMELVCGESCCRKKIALDDFDKHYEAWDAKIKKSIAQLPQVAQPLMGFVNEETREELDRYFANADQYKSVYALKYHGDLYVEQDRTPIATLPLDNHMAPSAMAR
- a CDS encoding FlgD immunoglobulin-like domain containing protein — encoded protein: MKRTKRICLGWILILSILAEMGCEDRSVTKSDLAIIDAPSAIGTQENPQLRLEYELRQLVNPVTHAIPALIHHDEISYAQRQWVKHRASARVNQSEWKPLGPTNVGGRTRALAIDVTDENILLAGGVSGGMYRSTNRGNNWTRTTSPSALNSVTCLVQDKRSGHEKEWYYGTGELRGNSSRSIGAPLRGDGIYRSVDGGVSWDILPSTSNDRPEDFESPFNYVWSIAIDPEGVIYAALYGCIVRSEDQGASWEVVLGPDLLHPESLTPPIEDLNDSGAPFYTNVMITPSGKIYATLSSFTALGYHTRYAGYYVYDPATDTWDSITPADLPLVHHRTVMAFAPSNEDALYFLTDGDQLSLWKYNQNRWLDRSINLPGVSDTLPALDTQDGYNLIVRVHPTDEDVVYIGGTNLYRSDNGFRGPNSAWIGGYDPEGSGGTKYPNHHPDQHELLFFSSNPNQMLSANDGGVRYTSDNLSNTPDWSVLNNGYVSSQFYTIALSRDVGSLRAIGGMQDNGTYMKTLGNANTPWTEILGGDGSYAATTPGEVYWYASFQQGQTFRLSLNAQNNLTSFAEVDPVGGENYLFINPFVLDPNNYNRMYMAGGSVVWRNNNLSQIPAGVQEPTSVNWEKIESTELPFPSVSAMDVSTSPANVLYFGTTLGTVFKTIAAHTDTAETFFVYQQVVTDEDGERVSGNISSVAIDPLDADRMMFTYSNYYFPSVFFTSDGGQTVVDVSGNLEEHADGRGGGPSVRWCEIIPLADGEYKYFAATSVGLYSTTELDGSATLWVQEAHESIGNSVIRMTDYRSSDGTFIVATHGNGTFETTIDDYLNYDEKKDPVEKLTVINAYPNPFDTEITVRCEIPESGRVRVQVLNSTGQIVRTLLDAEQLAGEVSVSWDGSNSGGAEVDDGLYFYRINYGSSVRTGKMIYLR
- a CDS encoding SulP family inorganic anion transporter, coding for MFELIKNKTKNAKNDILSGITVALALVPEAVAFAFVADIDPLIGLYGAFMVGLVTALFGGRPGMISGATGALAVVMVSLVKEGNDMMPGVESAGVQYLFATLVVMGLLQMAAGVFKLGKFVRLIPHPVMLGFVNGLAIVIFLSQLGMFKMGGEWLPTSDLMTMLGLVAVTMGIMFGLPKLTSKVPAGLVAIVAVSLIVIFGGIDTATVQSFVQASGGEGIKGGLPSFMIPQIPLTWETLVFIFPYALILAAIGLIESLMTLTLIDEITETRGSSNRECIAQGGANILNGFFGGMGGCAMIGQSMINVNSGGRGRLSGVVAALMLLSFILFLSPYIEQIPIAALVGVMFMVVIGTFAWSSFRILHKIPLADAFVLVLVSGVTVIFDLAIAVVCGVIVSALVFAWQNATKIRARKTIKEDGTKVYEIWGPLFFGSVTGFNSKFTLSEDPDKVEIDFIDSKVSDHSGVEAIQNIVNKYEEAGKSLKLKHLSPDCKNILMKANPKFEEIILSDVDDPRYYVMAEGVGIQG
- the fabF gene encoding beta-ketoacyl-ACP synthase II encodes the protein MSEKRVVVTGMGAVTPLGNDVKTFWENAVKGTSGAAKITRFNPEKFKTQFACEVKNFDPKLRLDRNEIKRTDLYSQYGIDAAIQAIEDSGFDFSAMDPFDVGVVWGTGQGGLETLEKEVQNYTTNGFEPKFNPFLIPKMLGNMAGGMIALRYGFMGINFSTVSACATSNTSIMDAMNYIKLGKAKIIVTGGSEAPVTEASIGGFSAMKALSTRNDSPETASRPYDPDRDGFVMGEGGGALVLEDYDHAKARGAHIYAELVGASMTNDAYHMTATHPEGLGAYQAMKLALNEGKITPSEVDYINTHSTSTPVGDISEPQAIRRLMDGHDNNASISGTKSMTGHLLGAAGVVEAILSIHSITHNIIPPTINTESIDPVIGDDLDIVIREAREKEVKVAMSNTFGFGGHNGIALFKEFA
- a CDS encoding NAD(P)/FAD-dependent oxidoreductase, translating into MHTPQHYDAIIIGGSYSGLSAAMALGRSLKTVLLIDSGEPCNRQTPHSHNFLTQDGSTPAHISQLSKQQVLNYPTITWLDDRAIRGQHEDQVFRIRTASGHDYTSSKLLLAMGVKDQMLPIPGFADCWGISIIHCPFCHGYEVKNQPTGILANGDRAAFMAQLLANWTTDLRILTNGPSTLTIEQHATLAQAGIAVIEEHISAFEHRDGQLHSVQYQNGDNLPLPVLYAHAPNALPTDLAVQLSCTLTDEGLILVDSMQQTNIPGLYASGDCTTPLRSVANAVASGQMAGVAILKSFQFPE
- a CDS encoding sensor histidine kinase KdpD; translation: MDIDVKTLFLLFSAGNFIALLFFAAYTLLYGDRTPILLLFICAKTLATIQWMFFALRGTIHHDYSIVLANILLIFSLFFEIYCISYAKQTFDLKHFLRLNIIPVGISLFFFVFAGHPSHIRVLIGSAIVAIYFLGGGINILLGRHNTRIQKIIGLAYFLVALFFVFRSFWALSADTSIALLTDSHVQVISYILLFLVSSPMSIALLLILKEQDNLQLQYLNQSKDKFYSIIAHDLRGPLSNLLQLGDLIHDEQYKYDETSRNTLITSAFKNAKLTYNLLDSLLEWASANSGLMTYAPRQLSLESMAEECINFYTLKAEAKNITLINSLRPTSSVYADYDMTLTVLRNLLSNALKFTPKGGTIEFIAQEGPEHYLSIGVKDSGIGMSQEIIEQVFSLKILTSTTGVENEKGFGLGLKLCKDFVTRNKGGIWIDSKLGQGSTVWFSLPVARKNRP
- a CDS encoding DUF1080 domain-containing protein, which translates into the protein MKSILNSHGFLAMVLAGVFISCQESKWEPLFDADMTQWDTYLSYKHQYGYQGAVPLDEDSVEIPPVGLNPEGYGVFQMVEQDGEPVLQVSGEYYGCAISKVAYDNYHFRIQVKWGDKQWPPREHLLKDAGILYHSIGEPGVEYWRSWMLSQEFQIMEGHMGDYWSQATSAIDIRAYIPEGVMSPVADVSQPFLPMGQGQESGGYCMRSANHEVAGEWTTLDLICFEDKSVHIVNGQIVMVLRHSRYEKDGQMTPLIRGKIQLQSEAAEVYYKGAEIRPLEAMPPAYAALFD
- a CDS encoding glycerophosphodiester phosphodiesterase family protein, with the translated sequence MMLFLALMWLYEPWFYQRYIVSDDINDIKKRNFTIVGHKGASGVAPENTLAAFQKAMDMGADMVEIDVHYTLDGEVVVFHDEDVDRTTNGTGKIHKMTLEEVKKLDAGSWFGDHEQYRGERIPTLQETLDLIHGKMECVIDIKSKGHEYYDGFAKRVVEIIEEKGAKDWAVVQAYDEAYLEEAYEADSTIQLKKIMMGEDETHLLAFYINAKTFTDHRNKHEFFGTLNPHFTTLSQRRLFRFKARGYKVFTYVVNEREDMIKMLNMGVDGIITDFPDRMVQVRKELEEIDKQRLAENN